Within the Thermodesulfobacteriota bacterium genome, the region CCTTGGAAAAGCTTTTCAAGCCTGTTTTATCCGATACCAGACGGGTTCTGTCACCCTGGAAAAGAAGCGCCTTTAAATTTTTTGATCCCATGACCGTTCCCGCACCGGTCCTTCCGGCACAGCGCCAGTGATCGTTTGCGATCACCGCAAACCGCACCAGGTTTTCTCCGGCCGGACCGATCACAGCAGCTCCGGATTTTTTTACCGCAGGGCCTGAGCTGTTAAATCTTTTCTGTACCGCATCTTCCGCAGCAAAGGTATCCATCCCCCAGATGTCCCCGGCCTGATGGAAACCGACTCCTTCCGGGTGGATTTCCAGTATACATGGCGCAGCGCTTTTTCCGCTAATGACAATGGCATCAAAGCCTGTGCTGTCGATGGCTTCCGGCACCCTGCCACCCGAGTAAGATTCAGAGTAAAAACCGGTCTGGGGCGACTTGGTGAAAACGCCGTAACGACTGGAACCCCAAACAGCGCTTCCGGTCACAGGACCGGTGGCAAATATCAGGCAATTGGCGGGGTCTAGCGGATCGATACCGGGAGGATTCAGTTCGGATAAGAGATAAGAAGCCAGTCCCTTCCCCCCTAAATAGGTAAAGTATATTTCATGATCAAGTTTAACGATGCTGTATTTTTTTTCCGTTAAATCAATTCGTAAAACCCTGCCGTAAAAGCCGTGCATCATTTATCCTCCGAAATCCGAGATAGCGGTACAATTATATTTTGATTTAAGTTTTTTTAAAACAGGTTCAAGTTCTTGTCCGTTCGAGTCCGGTTGCCGGATGGTCCCTCCCAGGCTTAACCCAGGCATGCTTTAGCCTTGTCTTTCTTGATGAAGAAGCTCGAGGGTCTGAAGGGCGATTTCCTGTTCCTCGTCAGTGGGAATGACCAGCACTTTCACCGGACTTTCCTCACTTTGTATTTCTCGACACGTTTTATTAGCTGTTGCATTTTTTTCCGGATCAAGGATAATGCCCAGGTTTTTTAAGCCCTGGCAGACCAACTCCCTGATCAACGGTGAGTTTTCTCCGATCCCTGCGGTAAAAACAACGGCATCGATGCCGCCTAAAACAAAAGTGTAAGCACCAATAAATTTTTTGATCCGGTAAGTGAAAACCTTAACCGCCATGTCAGCCTGTTTATTGCTTTTTTCACAGGCTTGGAAAATATCACGTAAGTCGTTACTGCCGATTCCGGCAAGACCCAATAGGCCACTTTGCTTATTCAACAGTTCATTAATCTGTCGAGGATCAAGCTGTTTGTGTTCCATAAGGTAAAAAACGATGGCCGGATCAATATCCCCGCAACGGGTCCCCATCATCAGTCCCTCCAGGGGGGTGAATCCCATACTGGTATCTATGCTGCGGCCTCCGTCAACCGCTGTAATACTGCACCCGCTACCAAGATGGCAGGATACGATTTTTAGTTCCTGCAATGGCCGATTGAGAAAGTTGGCCGCAGTCCGGGAGACATATTGATGGCTGGTGCCTTGGAAACCGTACCTGCGCACTTGGTCTTCCTGATATAGCGCATACGGCAATCCGTAAAGATAGGCATGTTGCGGAATTGTCTTGTGAAATGCGGTGTCGAAAACGGCTACCTGAGGAACACCCGGAAAGATATCCTCGCACGCTTCAACCCCCTCCAGGTTCGGCGGGTTGTGTAACGGGGCCAATTCAAAAAAGCTTTTTATAACCTGTTTAATCCGATCATCAATCACAACAGAGCGGTTGATCGTCTCCCCGCCGTGAACCACCCGGTGACCGATGCCGGCAATATCCATCCCGGGTTGAATATTGCCGGCATTTTTATTGGTCAGAAAATCTGCGATAAGTCTTACCGCCTGGCGGGTGTTTGCCACCTGTATTTCTTTGGAAGCCCGTTTACCTCCAGTTGTCTTCATGCTGATTTTTGTGCCTTTTTGCCCGATTCGCTCCACGATACCGTCGGCCATCACCTTTAGATTGTCTTTTTTAAACAGGGTAAATTTAACGGAAGAACTACCCGTGTTGATTATCAGAACATACATATCAAGTTTTTTTCCGTGTTATCTGATGATGGTAACATGGCCCGCAGCCGTGCAGTTACGGCAAGCGGCATGAGCAAAACAAGGACCTCTTTGAGAAAGGCATCGGCCTCGCTCCAGATGAAAAAATTATTTCCGACTCCAAGGCCTGAAAACGGAGGAATCTTCTCTCATTAACTCCACGATTACTTGGCGTTTAAATGGGCATATTTATCCAGGTAACGTACCGGCATGTTCAGCGCATCTCTTCTGAACGGTTCTGCCAGCACTTCTTCCCCACCCTGGACAATGGCATTGATCACGCACGGTTTTCCCGAAGCGATGGCCTGCTTCATCACATCGGCCACCTGGTCAGGATGATCAACGCGAAAACCCAGGGCGCCCATATCTTCCGCCAGTTTTTCATAATCCGGGTTTTCCGGGAGGTTTGCACCGACAAAGCGGTTGTCATAGTAGTCAATCTGGTTTTTCTTTTCAGCCCCCCACTCGTAATTGGTGGCCACAATGGCGATCACCGGAATATTTTCGCGGACAGCGGTCATCACTTCAGCCACACCGCTGATACCGTAAGCACCGTCGCCCTGAAAGGCGATTACCGGAGTATCGGGCTTTCCGATTTTGCAGCCCAGCGCCGCGCCATAGGCAAATCCGCAGTTTCCCCAGGATAGCGCGGAAATGTGCTGACGAATGCCCTCAAACTTCAGGTAGGCATTGATCATGGAGGAGTTGTTGCCGATATCGGTGGTTACGATGGACCCTTCGGGCAGAGCTCGGGTCCATTCCCGGTGAAAGCGACGGGGATGCATGGGTCGCGACTGTGAACCGGTGCTCCATTCAGCCAGTTCGGTACCCCAGATGTCTTTTTCCTTTTGTACATCGGCCAACCGCTGGTTGTTCTTTTCCATGTTCGGGTTTAATTCCCTGATTCGTTTGAAAAGCAATGCGGTAAACTCTTTAACATCACCGCAACTA harbors:
- a CDS encoding acetate kinase, coding for MYVLIINTGSSSVKFTLFKKDNLKVMADGIVERIGQKGTKISMKTTGGKRASKEIQVANTRQAVRLIADFLTNKNAGNIQPGMDIAGIGHRVVHGGETINRSVVIDDRIKQVIKSFFELAPLHNPPNLEGVEACEDIFPGVPQVAVFDTAFHKTIPQHAYLYGLPYALYQEDQVRRYGFQGTSHQYVSRTAANFLNRPLQELKIVSCHLGSGCSITAVDGGRSIDTSMGFTPLEGLMMGTRCGDIDPAIVFYLMEHKQLDPRQINELLNKQSGLLGLAGIGSNDLRDIFQACEKSNKQADMAVKVFTYRIKKFIGAYTFVLGGIDAVVFTAGIGENSPLIRELVCQGLKNLGIILDPEKNATANKTCREIQSEESPVKVLVIPTDEEQEIALQTLELLHQERQG